One Actinoplanes missouriensis 431 DNA segment encodes these proteins:
- a CDS encoding ABC transporter permease, whose amino-acid sequence MSNTTDVRLSLSRLVAAEWLKTRTLRSSWVCAVAAVVLPIGGALLQGLAYSDSDFAEGMTARDAMTSVFSWSAALAQISIVVLAVLVLGSEYTAGAIRVTFVAAPRRLTVMAAKALLVAAVAAVLAALSLALGYATAFPFLHHASLTGVPFGTVLGLIGGEVGYCVLVALFAFAVTLAVRNTAAGIGLTFGAVLLLRVVLAVLDIWVAFDLTSLGFAVAADRVLHDPLSAALPVVLAWLAVPAVLGSVTLVRRDA is encoded by the coding sequence ATGAGCAACACCACCGACGTACGCCTGAGCCTGTCCCGCCTCGTCGCGGCCGAGTGGCTGAAAACGCGTACCCTCCGATCGTCCTGGGTCTGCGCCGTCGCCGCGGTGGTCCTTCCGATCGGCGGGGCGCTCCTGCAGGGGCTGGCGTACAGCGATTCTGATTTCGCCGAGGGCATGACCGCCCGTGACGCCATGACCTCGGTGTTCTCCTGGTCCGCCGCCCTCGCGCAGATCTCGATCGTGGTCTTGGCGGTGCTCGTGCTCGGCTCGGAGTACACCGCGGGCGCGATCCGGGTGACATTCGTGGCCGCGCCGCGGCGGCTCACCGTGATGGCCGCCAAGGCTCTGCTGGTCGCGGCGGTCGCGGCCGTGCTGGCGGCCCTGTCGCTGGCCCTGGGGTACGCGACCGCCTTTCCCTTCCTGCACCATGCGTCCCTGACCGGCGTGCCGTTCGGCACAGTGCTGGGACTGATCGGCGGCGAGGTCGGATACTGCGTGCTCGTGGCACTGTTCGCGTTCGCCGTCACGCTCGCGGTCCGTAACACCGCGGCCGGGATCGGCCTCACGTTCGGTGCCGTCCTGCTGCTGAGGGTGGTGCTGGCCGTGCTCGACATCTGGGTCGCGTTCGACCTGACCAGCCTCGGGTTCGCCGTCGCCGCCGACCGGGTCCTGCACGATCCGCTGTCGGCCGCGCTGCCCGTCGTCCTCGCGTGGCTGGCTGTCCCGGCCGTGCTCGGCAGCGTCACCCTGGTCCGCCGGGACGCCTGA
- a CDS encoding PadR family transcriptional regulator produces the protein MPKAMREPTFWILTALAGGTQHGYGVIQQVSHLTGGQVTLLAGTLYAALDRLAVEGLVEIDREEVVDGRTRRYYRLSSGGRAALTDETERLQRNAKTARQQLYGPSTAPAREGLNPA, from the coding sequence ATGCCGAAGGCGATGCGCGAGCCTACGTTCTGGATCCTCACGGCGCTCGCCGGCGGGACCCAGCACGGTTACGGCGTCATCCAGCAGGTGAGCCACCTGACCGGCGGGCAGGTCACGCTGCTCGCCGGCACGCTGTACGCGGCGCTCGACCGGCTCGCCGTGGAGGGTCTCGTCGAGATCGACCGCGAGGAGGTCGTCGACGGGCGCACGCGCCGCTACTACCGTCTGAGCTCCGGTGGCCGCGCGGCCCTGACCGATGAGACCGAGCGCTTGCAGCGCAATGCCAAAACCGCAAGACAGCAGCTGTACGGTCCGAGCACCGCCCCCGCTCGAGAAGGGCTGAACCCGGCGTGA
- a CDS encoding response regulator yields the protein MTIRLLLADDQDMIRTAFRMILGTQPDIEVVAEAADGETAVEQARRLRPDVCLLDIRMPRIDGLEATRLLAGPAVRDPLNVLIVTTFDLDEYVYQALRNGACGFLLKDTSPNLLVEAVRAAAAGTTLISPAVTVRLLSHLAPRRGGEPEPPEPPPTEPLTERELAVVRLVAHGHTNDEIAGRLYVTLSTVKTHLANVQRKLSARNRVEIAAWAWRNDVCS from the coding sequence ATGACCATCAGGCTTCTGCTCGCCGACGACCAGGACATGATCCGTACGGCGTTTCGCATGATCCTCGGCACGCAGCCCGACATCGAGGTGGTGGCCGAGGCGGCGGACGGTGAGACCGCGGTGGAGCAGGCCCGCCGGCTGCGTCCCGACGTGTGCCTGCTCGACATCCGGATGCCCAGGATCGACGGGCTCGAGGCGACCCGGCTGCTGGCCGGTCCGGCCGTACGGGATCCGCTCAACGTCCTCATCGTCACGACGTTCGACCTCGACGAGTACGTCTACCAGGCGTTGCGTAACGGCGCCTGCGGCTTCCTGCTCAAGGACACGTCACCGAACCTGCTGGTGGAGGCGGTGCGCGCGGCCGCCGCCGGGACCACGCTGATCTCGCCGGCGGTGACCGTACGTCTGCTGTCGCACCTCGCCCCCCGCCGCGGGGGCGAGCCCGAGCCGCCGGAGCCGCCGCCCACCGAGCCACTCACCGAACGTGAGCTCGCCGTGGTCCGGCTGGTGGCGCACGGGCACACCAACGACGAGATCGCCGGGCGGCTCTACGTGACGCTGTCGACGGTCAAGACCCACCTGGCCAACGTGCAGCGCAAACTCAGCGCCCGCAACCGGGTCGAGATCGCCGCCTGGGCGTGGCGCAACGACGTCTGTTCCTGA
- a CDS encoding alpha/beta fold hydrolase translates to MRIRISKVAALAAAIVLTGAASVAGSGAAVAGTHAPAKPTVVLVHGAFADSASWSGVIERLQKRGYPVVAAANPLRGLSSDAAYVRTVINSVPGPIVLAGHSYGGAVMTNAAAGDPDVKALVYIAAFAPDKGESALELSNKFPGSTLGDTLSAVPLGDGTSDLSIRQDLFRQQFAADVSKKQATLMAVTQRPIRDAALGEGSGEPAWKKIPSWFLVAGADKNIPVAAQRWMADRAGSRATVEIRKASHAVGVSNPSPVADLIVRAATAR, encoded by the coding sequence ATGCGCATCCGCATCTCCAAGGTGGCGGCCCTCGCCGCCGCCATCGTCCTCACCGGCGCCGCGTCGGTCGCCGGTTCCGGTGCCGCCGTGGCCGGCACGCACGCCCCGGCCAAGCCGACCGTCGTGCTGGTACACGGCGCTTTCGCCGACTCCGCGAGCTGGTCCGGCGTCATCGAGCGGCTGCAGAAGCGGGGCTATCCGGTCGTCGCCGCCGCCAACCCGCTGCGCGGGCTCAGCTCCGACGCGGCCTACGTGCGTACCGTCATCAACTCCGTGCCGGGCCCGATCGTGCTCGCCGGTCACTCGTACGGCGGCGCGGTGATGACCAACGCCGCCGCCGGCGACCCGGACGTCAAGGCGCTGGTCTACATCGCGGCGTTCGCACCCGACAAGGGCGAGAGCGCGCTCGAGCTGTCCAACAAGTTCCCGGGCAGCACCCTCGGCGACACCCTCTCCGCCGTGCCGCTCGGTGACGGCACCAGCGACCTCAGCATCCGGCAGGACCTGTTCCGGCAGCAGTTCGCCGCCGACGTGTCGAAGAAGCAGGCCACGCTGATGGCCGTCACACAGCGGCCGATCCGCGACGCGGCGCTCGGCGAGGGTTCCGGGGAACCGGCATGGAAGAAGATCCCCTCGTGGTTCCTCGTCGCCGGCGCCGACAAGAACATCCCGGTCGCGGCGCAGCGCTGGATGGCCGACCGGGCCGGCTCACGCGCCACGGTCGAGATCCGCAAGGCGTCGCACGCGGTCGGCGTGTCGAACCCGAGCCCCGTCGCGGACCTGATCGTCCGCGCCGCGACAGCGCGATGA
- a CDS encoding sensor histidine kinase, whose product METGAGPVRAFWARHPLLGSGIIVVLCFLTGLGSDVLLWGPERADPWSLALNAVVALSLLWRRSLPWMVLAVVVAGDALAGNTQVMAFAVAMYSLAAHRSLHAVTAGSVGSLLVLGAEAVHRSGRDGLGAFIFFYGITVIGSVLVGANVATRRRYVQALLDRAAQLAREKEQEGRLAAARERARIAHDLHDIVAHNLTIMVRLADGATAVADTDPNRSRKAVERAAEVGREAMRDMRRLLGVLRDGAPDVPGDLESLVETFRIAGLPVTLRRRGPDPVSPGLQRVVFRTVQEALTNALRYADHPSEVLVDLDYTGPIRIAVTDDGRGTTPAPSVGSEQGLIALRERAALYGGTVEAGPRAVGWAVRVTLPLSTEDTAPTGDAASTGDAASTGDTASTGDNASTEDTDD is encoded by the coding sequence ATGGAGACCGGGGCGGGTCCGGTGCGGGCCTTCTGGGCGCGCCATCCCCTGCTGGGCAGCGGGATCATCGTGGTCCTCTGCTTCCTGACCGGGCTCGGCAGCGACGTGCTGCTGTGGGGCCCGGAGCGGGCGGACCCGTGGAGTCTGGCGCTCAACGCGGTGGTGGCGTTGTCGCTGCTGTGGCGCAGGTCCCTGCCCTGGATGGTCCTCGCGGTGGTGGTGGCCGGCGACGCGCTGGCCGGCAACACCCAGGTGATGGCGTTCGCGGTGGCGATGTACTCGCTGGCGGCGCACCGGTCGCTGCACGCCGTGACGGCCGGATCCGTGGGCTCTCTTCTCGTGCTCGGAGCGGAGGCGGTTCACCGGTCGGGTCGTGACGGACTCGGGGCGTTCATCTTCTTCTACGGGATCACCGTGATCGGGTCGGTGCTTGTCGGCGCGAACGTCGCGACCCGCCGCCGATACGTGCAGGCGCTGCTCGACCGGGCCGCTCAGCTCGCCCGGGAGAAGGAGCAGGAAGGCCGGTTGGCCGCGGCTCGGGAACGCGCCCGGATCGCTCACGACCTGCACGACATCGTCGCGCACAATCTGACGATCATGGTACGGCTGGCGGACGGTGCGACGGCGGTGGCCGACACCGACCCGAACCGGTCACGCAAGGCCGTGGAGCGGGCGGCCGAGGTGGGCCGGGAGGCCATGAGGGACATGCGGCGGCTGCTCGGTGTGCTCCGCGACGGGGCCCCGGACGTACCGGGTGATCTGGAGAGCCTGGTCGAGACGTTCCGGATCGCCGGGCTGCCGGTGACCCTGCGGCGCCGCGGCCCGGATCCGGTGTCGCCCGGCCTGCAGCGGGTCGTGTTCCGTACCGTGCAGGAGGCTCTGACCAATGCGCTTCGCTATGCCGATCATCCCAGTGAGGTCCTCGTCGACCTCGACTACACCGGCCCGATCCGGATCGCGGTCACCGATGACGGCCGGGGCACCACACCGGCGCCGTCGGTCGGCAGCGAGCAGGGTCTGATCGCGCTGCGGGAACGGGCTGCCCTCTACGGCGGCACGGTGGAGGCCGGCCCGCGGGCGGTCGGCTGGGCCGTGCGCGTGACGCTGCCCCTTTCCACCGAGGACACCGCTCCAACCGGGGACGCTGCTTCAACCGGGGACGCTGCTTCAACCGGGGACACTGCTTCAACCGGGGACAACGCTTCGACCGAGGACACCGATGACTGA
- a CDS encoding response regulator — MTEISLLLVDDQELLREGMAMVLGQAPGLRIVGEAGDGRAGALLARDLRPDVVLMDVRMPIMDGIEATRDIVTHCPGTRVLILTTFDLDEYAFNGLRAGASGFLLKDAPSAELVAAVRTVAGGEAVVSPRITRTLLDHYQGARTPAAGTTLVDDLTAREREVLVAIGRGLSNPEIAGELFLSESTVKTHVGRVLAKLGVRDRVHAVIWAHTHGLV, encoded by the coding sequence ATGACTGAGATATCCCTGCTGCTCGTGGACGACCAGGAGCTGCTCCGCGAAGGCATGGCCATGGTCCTCGGCCAGGCGCCGGGCCTGCGCATCGTCGGCGAGGCCGGTGACGGGCGGGCCGGAGCGCTGCTCGCCCGTGACCTCCGTCCGGACGTGGTCCTGATGGACGTCCGCATGCCGATCATGGACGGCATCGAGGCGACCCGGGACATCGTCACGCACTGCCCCGGCACCCGCGTGCTGATCCTGACCACCTTCGACCTCGACGAGTACGCGTTCAACGGCCTGCGGGCCGGCGCCAGCGGATTCCTGCTCAAGGACGCGCCATCGGCCGAGCTCGTCGCCGCGGTCCGCACCGTCGCCGGCGGTGAGGCGGTCGTCTCGCCGCGGATCACCCGCACCCTGCTCGACCACTATCAGGGCGCCCGCACCCCGGCGGCGGGCACGACGCTGGTGGACGACCTGACCGCCCGGGAACGCGAGGTGCTGGTGGCGATCGGCCGGGGACTGTCCAATCCGGAGATTGCCGGTGAGCTGTTCCTCTCCGAGTCCACCGTCAAGACCCATGTCGGCCGGGTCCTCGCCAAGCTGGGGGTCCGGGACCGGGTCCACGCGGTGATCTGGGCGCACACCCACGGCCTCGTCTGA
- a CDS encoding XRE family transcriptional regulator, with the protein MIEIRERSETDEPTETDEPTETDDRNERPARTMNDTFGRRLRAHRHRARLTMEELAERSGVSARAISDMERERSVVPQRRTVQALAEALALPEIEQAAFRSAARAGRSMVRTAVPAAVPVALPAGAPAAVAGGLCALPRPVPDFTGRGRELARLSRVATSARPAPAAAPVVTVSGTAGVGKTTLAVQAAHLLGTTFTGGTLFVDLRGMDTRPAGAAETLARVLGAFGVRDEDIPADETDRAGMYRELLHHRRALVVLDNVADESQVRPLLPGPGPSLTVITSRRLLAGLEGVHRLNLTQLPAEDAAALLRRIIGDREPEAAGEVAELCGRLPLALRIAGNRLMSRPQWTVRHLADRLADESRRLDQLIAGDLRIAAAFNLSYAQLSPRARRLFRRLSPAPVPDFDARLARTLDPADPDGIEDSLDELVELSLLQAHVDGRYRFHNLIRLFARERLAAEEPGGPAPV; encoded by the coding sequence GTGATCGAGATCCGTGAACGGTCCGAGACCGACGAACCGACCGAGACCGACGAACCGACCGAGACCGACGACAGGAACGAACGGCCCGCCCGCACGATGAACGACACCTTCGGCCGCCGGCTGCGAGCACACCGGCACAGGGCCCGACTGACGATGGAAGAACTGGCGGAGCGGTCGGGAGTCAGCGCCCGGGCGATCAGCGACATGGAACGGGAACGCAGCGTCGTTCCGCAGCGGCGCACCGTCCAGGCGCTGGCCGAGGCGCTGGCGTTGCCCGAGATCGAGCAAGCGGCTTTCCGGTCCGCGGCCAGGGCCGGTCGTTCGATGGTGAGGACCGCCGTGCCGGCCGCCGTGCCGGTCGCCTTGCCGGCCGGTGCGCCGGCCGCCGTTGCGGGCGGCTTGTGTGCGCTGCCGCGCCCGGTGCCCGATTTCACCGGCCGTGGCCGTGAGCTGGCGCGGCTGAGCCGGGTCGCCACCTCGGCGCGGCCGGCACCGGCGGCCGCGCCGGTGGTGACGGTCTCCGGAACCGCGGGAGTCGGCAAGACCACCCTGGCGGTGCAGGCGGCTCACCTGCTCGGCACGACGTTCACCGGCGGGACCCTCTTCGTCGATCTCCGGGGGATGGACACCCGCCCGGCGGGTGCCGCGGAGACGCTCGCCCGGGTGCTCGGCGCGTTCGGTGTCCGCGACGAGGACATCCCGGCGGACGAGACCGACCGGGCCGGCATGTACCGGGAGCTGCTGCATCATCGGCGTGCACTGGTGGTGCTCGACAACGTCGCCGACGAGTCACAGGTACGGCCGTTGCTGCCGGGCCCCGGTCCCTCGCTGACCGTCATCACCAGTCGCCGGCTGCTCGCCGGGCTGGAGGGCGTCCACCGGCTCAATCTCACCCAGCTGCCGGCCGAGGACGCGGCGGCGCTGCTGCGGCGCATCATCGGCGACCGGGAACCGGAGGCGGCCGGCGAGGTGGCCGAGCTGTGCGGCAGGCTGCCGCTGGCGCTGCGCATCGCCGGTAACCGGCTGATGAGCCGTCCGCAGTGGACGGTGCGACACCTGGCCGACCGGCTCGCCGACGAGAGCCGGCGCCTCGACCAGCTCATCGCCGGGGATCTGCGGATCGCCGCTGCCTTCAACCTCTCCTACGCGCAGCTGTCTCCGCGGGCGCGCCGGCTGTTCCGCCGCCTGTCGCCGGCGCCCGTCCCGGATTTCGACGCGCGGCTCGCGAGAACGCTCGACCCGGCGGACCCGGACGGTATCGAGGACTCCCTCGACGAGCTGGTCGAGCTGAGCCTCCTGCAAGCCCACGTCGACGGCCGGTACCGCTTCCACAACCTGATCCGCCTGTTCGCCCGGGAGCGGCTGGCCGCGGAGGAGCCGGGCGGCCCGGCGCCGGTCTGA
- a CDS encoding RidA family protein — translation MGIWTDRLTELGITLPHVATPVGGYAPAVRSGVHVYTSGQLPFVGGTLPITGKVGDSVDVAQAADLARTAALNALAAVDALVGIDAVVRVVKVTGFVASLPSFTGQARVLDGASTFLHDVFGPAGIHVRSAVGLAVLPLDSPVEVELQVEIAP, via the coding sequence ATGGGGATCTGGACCGACCGGCTCACCGAGCTGGGCATCACGCTGCCGCATGTCGCCACACCCGTCGGCGGTTACGCCCCGGCGGTCCGTTCCGGCGTCCACGTCTACACCTCCGGCCAGCTGCCGTTCGTCGGCGGGACGCTGCCGATCACCGGCAAGGTCGGTGACAGCGTCGACGTGGCGCAGGCGGCCGACCTGGCCCGTACCGCTGCTCTGAACGCTCTTGCGGCGGTGGACGCGCTGGTCGGCATCGACGCGGTGGTCCGGGTCGTCAAGGTGACCGGGTTCGTCGCCTCGCTGCCGTCCTTCACCGGGCAGGCCCGGGTCCTCGACGGCGCCTCCACCTTCCTGCACGACGTCTTCGGCCCGGCCGGAATCCACGTCCGCTCCGCGGTCGGCCTGGCGGTGCTGCCCCTGGACAGTCCGGTCGAGGTGGAACTGCAGGTGGAGATCGCACCCTGA
- a CDS encoding ABC transporter permease codes for MSRLAWRDLATEAISGIGSRPARTALTIAGVVMGIGTLVTTLGVSATAGNQIAGRFDAATATEVTVHVPRPGDPAAPPPVRWTAPDDVARLNGVTAVAAYSRTEEGKDLPVRANAVKDPTRILDRLLPVIGSTPTLLDAARADVTAGRFFDSGHVTRRDRVAVLGAEAATQLGLTRVDNQPAVLVDGEPYTVIGVLGQVRRADQQVLSSAVILPWTSADDGLHLGGITTVAITTALGGAQLIAAQAPVALAPNDPAGLQVEAPPDPASLRTGVAQDVSGLLLVLGLVSLIVGALGIANVTLVTVMERTAEIGLRRALGARRRHIAAQFLLESTVIGLLGGIVGASTGVLAVVAISVARQWTPIVDGALAAASPLVGAVVGLLAGLYPALRAARMQPVDALRGPG; via the coding sequence ATGAGCCGGCTCGCCTGGCGCGACCTGGCCACCGAGGCGATCAGCGGCATCGGCTCACGCCCGGCCCGCACCGCGCTCACCATCGCGGGCGTCGTCATGGGCATCGGCACCCTGGTCACCACCCTCGGAGTGTCCGCCACCGCCGGCAACCAGATCGCCGGACGATTCGACGCGGCCACCGCCACCGAGGTCACCGTGCACGTACCCCGACCCGGCGACCCCGCGGCGCCGCCCCCGGTGCGCTGGACCGCCCCCGACGACGTCGCCCGGCTCAACGGCGTCACCGCGGTCGCGGCCTACTCCCGTACCGAAGAAGGAAAAGACCTTCCGGTACGGGCCAACGCCGTCAAGGACCCCACCCGCATCCTCGACCGGCTCCTGCCCGTCATCGGGTCCACACCCACCCTGCTCGACGCGGCCCGCGCCGACGTCACCGCAGGCCGGTTCTTCGACTCCGGGCATGTCACACGCCGCGACCGGGTCGCCGTCCTCGGCGCCGAAGCAGCCACTCAGCTCGGCCTCACCCGCGTCGACAACCAGCCCGCCGTCCTGGTCGACGGCGAGCCGTACACCGTGATCGGCGTCCTCGGCCAGGTACGCCGCGCCGACCAGCAGGTGCTGTCCAGCGCCGTGATCCTGCCCTGGACCAGCGCCGACGACGGCCTGCACCTCGGCGGCATCACCACCGTCGCGATCACCACGGCCCTCGGCGGCGCCCAGCTCATCGCCGCGCAGGCACCCGTCGCCCTCGCACCCAACGACCCCGCCGGCCTGCAGGTCGAGGCCCCGCCCGACCCGGCCTCGCTGCGCACCGGCGTCGCCCAGGACGTCAGCGGTCTCCTGCTCGTCCTCGGCCTGGTCTCCCTGATCGTCGGCGCCCTCGGCATCGCCAACGTCACCCTCGTCACCGTCATGGAACGCACCGCCGAGATCGGCCTGCGCCGGGCCCTCGGCGCACGCCGCCGCCACATCGCCGCCCAGTTCCTCCTGGAGTCCACGGTGATCGGCCTGCTCGGCGGGATCGTCGGCGCCAGCACCGGGGTGCTCGCCGTCGTCGCGATCAGCGTCGCCCGCCAGTGGACCCCGATCGTGGACGGCGCCCTCGCCGCGGCCTCCCCGCTCGTCGGCGCCGTGGTCGGCCTGCTCGCGGGCCTCTACCCGGCCCTGCGGGCGGCCCGCATGCAACCGGTCGACGCCCTGCGCGGTCCGGGGTAG
- a CDS encoding sensor histidine kinase yields MLIIFPGRRGPQRVAAVLFAAVVAALVVAEGLDGPTLPAKLGVIASGLLAVAVLLLAEARPSAVAAAAALSLTVSVACALVPALRLEHTFGIVEFAALSVTVIRLVMQHPIRRAAGPAALTILAIGLLPLRVFLHPVNVRTLSQDGALVAMVLTAWVLFVALLGLYLRLLERRRVDADRLARQAERLDQARDLHDYVAHHVTAIVAQTQAIRFVTSSGAAPSAEDLDRLLIGVEQAGGQALTSMRTLVGILRDETPATAPAHGTLDEMLTAVTGSLPPGHPTPVVSVDESLSHLRLPDATLDAAHHTVLEALTNVLRHTTGTTRIDIGVRVRPGRSGLAEVSVRNDGQAAVSPLPAGGFGLTGLSERVRAAGGELTAGPVTGGWQVTAVLPIRPEARRTVRGRR; encoded by the coding sequence GTGCTGATCATCTTTCCGGGACGCCGGGGACCGCAGCGGGTGGCGGCGGTCCTGTTCGCCGCCGTGGTGGCGGCCCTCGTCGTCGCCGAAGGACTCGACGGCCCCACGCTGCCCGCCAAGCTCGGCGTGATCGCCAGTGGGCTGCTCGCGGTCGCGGTGCTGCTGCTCGCCGAGGCCCGCCCGTCCGCGGTCGCCGCGGCCGCGGCGCTGTCCCTCACGGTCTCGGTCGCCTGCGCGCTGGTACCGGCGCTCCGGCTCGAGCACACATTCGGCATCGTGGAGTTCGCCGCGCTGTCGGTGACGGTGATCCGCCTGGTCATGCAGCATCCGATCCGGCGGGCGGCCGGTCCGGCCGCCCTGACCATCCTGGCGATCGGTCTGCTCCCGTTGCGGGTCTTCCTCCATCCGGTCAATGTGCGGACGTTGTCGCAGGACGGCGCCCTGGTCGCGATGGTGCTGACCGCGTGGGTGCTGTTCGTCGCGCTGCTCGGCCTGTACCTGCGCCTGCTGGAGCGCCGCCGGGTCGACGCGGACCGGCTGGCCCGGCAGGCGGAACGCCTGGATCAGGCCCGTGACCTGCACGATTACGTCGCCCATCACGTGACCGCGATCGTCGCGCAGACGCAGGCCATCCGGTTCGTCACCAGCTCGGGCGCCGCGCCTTCCGCCGAGGATCTGGACCGGCTGCTGATCGGGGTCGAGCAGGCCGGCGGGCAGGCGCTCACCTCGATGCGTACGCTCGTCGGCATCCTGCGTGACGAGACACCCGCGACCGCGCCCGCCCACGGCACCCTGGACGAGATGCTGACCGCTGTCACCGGCTCCCTGCCGCCCGGCCATCCCACGCCGGTGGTCTCCGTCGACGAGTCGCTGTCCCACCTGCGGCTTCCCGACGCCACTCTCGACGCGGCGCATCACACCGTCCTGGAGGCGCTGACCAACGTGTTGCGGCACACCACCGGAACCACCCGGATCGACATCGGTGTCCGGGTCCGCCCCGGCCGGTCCGGCCTGGCCGAGGTGTCCGTCCGCAACGACGGGCAGGCCGCCGTGTCGCCGTTGCCGGCCGGCGGGTTCGGCCTGACCGGGCTCAGCGAGCGGGTTCGCGCCGCGGGCGGTGAGCTGACGGCCGGGCCGGTCACCGGCGGCTGGCAGGTCACCGCGGTTCTGCCGATCCGGCCGGAGGCGCGGCGCACGGTGCGGGGACGGCGATGA
- a CDS encoding ABC transporter ATP-binding protein encodes MIEVQELTKRYGDVTAVDGVSFRLEPGVVNGFIGPNGAGKSTTMRMMVGLDRPTSGRCLIGGRPYRDLDAPLRSVGALLDAEAIHPGRSGRDHLRFLARSHGIPGGRADELLEMVGLADAADRRVRGYSLGMRQRLGLAAALLGDPAALLLDEPANGMDPDGIIWIRSLLRSLAREGRAVLVSSHLMGELAQTADRLIVLGRGRVLADASVVELLTRNATRTVRTRTDQPERLEKLLRDHDAAVARRPDGTLEVIGPAAEEIAVLAHHAGILLFENVTVAASLEDAYLALTRDHARPLAGGSPR; translated from the coding sequence GTGATCGAAGTTCAAGAACTGACCAAGAGGTACGGCGACGTCACCGCCGTGGACGGCGTGTCGTTCCGGCTCGAGCCGGGGGTCGTCAACGGGTTCATCGGCCCGAACGGCGCCGGCAAGTCCACGACGATGCGCATGATGGTGGGCCTGGACCGGCCGACGTCCGGCCGGTGCCTGATCGGCGGCCGCCCGTACCGGGACCTGGACGCGCCGCTGCGGTCTGTCGGCGCGCTGCTCGACGCGGAGGCGATCCACCCCGGCCGCAGCGGGCGTGACCACCTGCGGTTCCTGGCCCGCAGTCACGGCATCCCCGGTGGGCGCGCCGACGAGCTGCTCGAGATGGTCGGCCTGGCCGACGCCGCCGACCGGCGCGTCCGCGGGTACTCGCTGGGCATGCGGCAGCGGCTCGGCCTGGCCGCCGCGCTGCTCGGCGACCCGGCGGCGCTGCTGCTCGACGAGCCGGCGAACGGCATGGACCCCGACGGCATCATCTGGATCCGGTCGCTGCTGCGGTCGCTGGCCCGCGAGGGACGTGCCGTCCTGGTCTCCAGTCATCTGATGGGTGAGCTGGCACAGACGGCGGACCGCCTGATCGTGCTCGGCCGGGGCCGGGTGCTCGCGGACGCGTCGGTGGTGGAACTGCTCACCCGGAACGCCACCCGGACCGTTCGTACCCGCACCGACCAGCCGGAACGCCTGGAGAAGCTGTTACGCGACCACGACGCGGCCGTCGCCCGGCGTCCCGACGGCACGCTGGAGGTCATCGGGCCGGCCGCCGAGGAGATCGCCGTGCTCGCCCACCACGCCGGCATCCTGCTGTTCGAGAACGTCACGGTGGCCGCCTCGCTGGAGGACGCCTACCTCGCTCTGACCCGGGACCACGCCCGCCCTCTCGCCGGAGGTTCCCCGCGATGA
- a CDS encoding ABC transporter ATP-binding protein, which yields MTTTVQAEGLRVRTGRHLAVDGVDLSLSAGVHGLLGPNGAGKTTLIRALATVLRPYDGRLRLLGQPMDARPDLREVRRALGYLPQEFGYYPRFTVSEFVEYMAWLKEVPGPRRRRAVRHALDRVGLADRAGSRMKALSGGMLRRAGIAQAIVNEPRLLLLDEPTVGLDPKQRLDFRALLRELGERSCVIVSTHLVEDVAAACSSVVLADAGRIVFHGVPDDVAAAGGPADAGDSPIERGYSALLERHRAASAVAR from the coding sequence GTGACGACGACAGTGCAGGCTGAAGGCCTGCGAGTGAGAACGGGCCGGCACCTGGCCGTCGACGGCGTCGACCTGAGCCTGAGCGCCGGCGTTCACGGGCTGCTCGGCCCGAACGGCGCCGGGAAGACCACCCTGATCCGGGCGCTGGCCACCGTGCTGCGCCCGTACGACGGCCGGCTCCGGCTGCTCGGGCAGCCGATGGACGCCCGGCCCGACCTGCGGGAGGTGCGGCGCGCCCTCGGTTACCTTCCCCAGGAGTTCGGCTACTACCCGCGCTTCACGGTGTCCGAGTTCGTCGAGTACATGGCGTGGCTCAAGGAGGTGCCCGGACCGCGGCGCCGCCGCGCCGTGCGGCACGCGCTCGACCGGGTGGGTCTGGCCGATCGGGCCGGCTCACGGATGAAGGCGCTCTCCGGGGGCATGCTGCGCCGTGCGGGCATCGCCCAGGCGATCGTGAACGAACCGCGGTTGCTGCTGCTCGACGAGCCGACCGTGGGCCTCGACCCGAAGCAGCGGCTCGATTTCCGGGCGCTGTTGCGGGAGCTCGGCGAACGCTCCTGCGTGATCGTCTCCACGCACCTCGTCGAGGACGTGGCGGCGGCCTGTTCGAGTGTTGTGCTGGCCGATGCCGGCCGCATCGTGTTCCACGGGGTGCCGGACGACGTGGCGGCTGCCGGTGGTCCAGCCGACGCCGGGGACAGCCCGATCGAACGCGGTTACTCGGCCCTGCTCGAACGGCACCGGGCAGCGTCGGCGGTGGCCCGATGA